GTTACAAATTTAAACGTTCATAAATATCTGGCAGGGCATTTGGGTGGTGCTCAGCAGTTAGGAGCTCAGATTGAACATAACGAAATAGACCTTGTTATTTTTCTTCGTGATCCGTTAACACCAAAGTCACATGAACCGGATGTCAACAATGTCGTAAAGATCTGTGATACGCACAACATACCACTTGCTACAAATCTTGCTACAGCCGAGCTTCTGATCAAATCCTTAGACAGAGGCGATTTAGAGTGGCGTGAAATGTACAAATAATGAAAACAAATGAAAAATATGTACGCAGGATATACCTTTGACTGGTGTATCCTGCGTATTTTGTGAAAGGATTTTTAACATGAAACGATTGCTAGCTGTTGTATGTGTGACAACACTTTTACTTGGCAGTATCACAGGCTGCGGGGAAGAAAAAGTCACCTTGGAACAACCTTATGATATTTACGAGACAACTGGAAGCCTTGGTCTTGGATCAACAGTTTCCGCCGGTGCACAGGAATACTTTTCAAATGATCTCTGTGTTGCAGATGATTTTCCTCTTGGAACGGATACAACTGATTCCCAGGTTGCAGAAGGAGCCGGTACTTTTAAT
The Roseburia rectibacter DNA segment above includes these coding regions:
- a CDS encoding methylglyoxal synthase; this translates as MNIGLIAHDSKKKLMQNFCIAYRGILCKNELYATGTTGRLIEEVTNLNVHKYLAGHLGGAQQLGAQIEHNEIDLVIFLRDPLTPKSHEPDVNNVVKICDTHNIPLATNLATAELLIKSLDRGDLEWREMYK